The genomic segment TGTCTTCATTCCAAGCTGTGAACAGCGCAGCGCCGCCCCATAACCTCCCGGACCTGATCCAATGACTAACGTTTCTACCGATTCAAGCTTACTCATATCGTGATACCTCCTGTTGAAGTTGCTTCCCAAAATATGATGATCGTAATATATTATAACCATCATATTTTAAAAACGTCAACAGCCGCATTTAGCCTTTTTGGAGCTAAACGTTAGCTTATCGCTAAATTGACAGGCTTAATTATGACGATTATAATATTTTAAAAGATGGCATGATGAAGTTAATGATGATGATATGGGGTGATTACAATGCCGTATCCCAAAGGCCATAAGCTTAAAGTAAGGAATAAGATCGTTGAAAGTGCTGCTCAGGCTTTTCGCACCAATGGGATCCATGATGTAAGTGTTCCGTTCATTATGAAGGGGGCCGGATTGACCCATGGAGGGTTTTATTCGCATTTTGACAACAAAGAGCAGCTGGTCGCCGAAGCCTGCCAGTATGCCACCAGCGATACGATCGCACTGCTGCAGAGCATCGCTGATCAGGAGCTTCAGAATCCCAAAATCAATACGGTCATTGACTATTATTTAAGTCCATACCATCGCGACAAAACGGAGATGGGCTGCATTCTGCCTGCCCTTTCCAGCGAAATATCCCGTTCCTCCGAAGAGATTCGGCAAGTATTTACCATTGAACTGGAGCGGATGATTGCGTTTATATCCGATTTGGCAGGAATCGACCTAACCAAAGGCAGCGCCCTGCTGAGCACGATGATCGGCTCTCTTGTTCTTGCACGTTCTGTTCACAATCCTGAAATGAGCGACAGCCTGCTCTCGGCAGGCAAACAATATGCCAAAGCGCTGGTTATCGCCTAGACTTGTCCAAGCTGCTAAGCAC from the Paenibacillus sp. BIHB 4019 genome contains:
- a CDS encoding TetR/AcrR family transcriptional regulator; its protein translation is MPYPKGHKLKVRNKIVESAAQAFRTNGIHDVSVPFIMKGAGLTHGGFYSHFDNKEQLVAEACQYATSDTIALLQSIADQELQNPKINTVIDYYLSPYHRDKTEMGCILPALSSEISRSSEEIRQVFTIELERMIAFISDLAGIDLTKGSALLSTMIGSLVLARSVHNPEMSDSLLSAGKQYAKALVIA